A stretch of the Macaca mulatta isolate MMU2019108-1 chromosome 16, T2T-MMU8v2.0, whole genome shotgun sequence genome encodes the following:
- the EPN3 gene encoding epsin-3 isoform X1 — protein MALETLPRLCRPPAAQVGGSPQRLLGPGLGPREPALEPHVEPKDAAALLRTQQPILQDRDLTTVALSPPSPAGARATHLQVSSHDDLRAPAPGEEHRAQLFRGGNQVAFTEVMGMLWRRLNDSGKNWRHVYKALTLLDYLLKTGSERVAHQCRENLYTIQTLKDFQYIDRDGKDQGVNVREKVKQVMALLKDEERLRQERTHALKTKERMALEGIGIGSGQLGFSRRYGEDYGRSRGSPSSYNSSSSSPRYTSDLEQARPQTSGEEELQLQLALAMSREEAEKEVKSWRGDGSPMANGAGPAVHHRRDRETEREEKKEEEKLKTSQSSILDLADIFVPALAPPSTHCSADPWDIPGFRPNTEASGSSWGPSADPWSPIPSGTILSRSQPWDLTPMLSSSEPWGRTPVLPAGSPTTDPWALNSPHHKLPSTGADPWGASIETSDTPGAASAFDSFAKPPESTEIKEGMEQALPSGKPSSPVELDLFGDPSPSSKQNGTKEPDALDLGILGEALTQPSKEARACRTPESFLGPSASSLVNLDSLVKAPQAAKTRNPFLTGLSAPSPTNPFGAGEPGRPTLNQMRTGSPALGLAGGPVGAPLGSMTYSASLPLPLSSVPAGLTLPASVSVFPQAGAFAPPSARLPQPLLPTPSSAGPLPPPPQTGTNPFL, from the exons ATGGCTCTGGAGACGCTCCCGAGGCTGTGCCGTCCCCCTGCTGCACAGGTTGGAGGGTCACCGCAGAGGCTACTCGGGCCGGGGCTGGGGCCGAGGGAGCCCGCACTGGAG CCCCATGTGGAACCCAAGGACGCAGCTGCTTTGCTGAGAACACAGCAGCCCATCCTTCAAGACCGTGACCTCACCACAGTGGCCCTCAGCCCTCCATCTCCAGCGGGGGCGAGGGCCACCCACCTCCAAGTCTCCAGCCATGACGACCTCCGCGCTCCGGCGCCAGGTGAAGAACATCGTGCACAACTATTCCGAGGCGGAAATCAAG TGGCTTTCACCGAGGTCATGGGCATGCTGTGGCGGCGGCTCAATGACAGCGGCAAGAACTGGCGGCACGTGTACAAGGCTCTGACATTGCTGGACTACCTGCTCAAGACAGGCTCTGAGCGGGTGGCCCACCAGTGCCGCGAGAACCTCTACACCATCCAGACACTCAAGGACTTCCAGTACATTGATCGCGATGGCAAGGACCAGGGCGTCAACGTGCGCGAGAAGGTCAAGCAAGTGATGGCCCTGCTCAAGGATGAGGAGCGGCTGCGGCAGGAGCGAACCCATGCCCTCAAGACCAAGGAGCGCATGGCACTGGAGGGCATCGGCATTGGCAGTGGGCAGCTGGGCTTCAGCCGCCGCTACGGCGAGGACTACGGCCGCTCCCGGGGCTCCCCGTCCTCCTACAACT CCTCCTCTTCGTCACCCCGCTATACCTCCGACCTGGAGCAGGCCCGGCCTCAGACGTCAGGGGAAGAGGAACTGCAGCTGCAGCTGGCCCTAGCCATGAGCCGTGAGGAGGCAGAGAAG GAGGTGAAATCCTGGCGGGGTGATGGCTCCCCCATGGCCAATGGTGCAGGGCCTGCTGTCCACCATCGGCGGGACAGAGAGAccgagagagaagagaaaaaggaggaagagaaactaAAAACCAGCCAG TCCTCCATCCTGGACTTGGCTGACATCTTCGTACCTGCCCTGGCCCCgccctccacacactgctctgcTGACCCATGGGACATCCCAG GTTTTAGGCCGAACACAGAGGCCAGCGGCTCCTCCTGGGGGCCTTCTGCAGACCCCTGGTCTCCGATCCCCTCAGGAACCATCCTGTCCCGAAGCCAGCCCTGGGATCTGACTCCCATGCTCTCCTCCTCTGAGCCCTGGGGCAGGACCCCAGTGCTGCCTGCTGGGTCCCCCACCACAGACCCATGGGCACTGAATTCTCCCCACCACAAACTCCCCAGCACTGGGGCTGACCCTTGGGGAGCCTCCATTGAGACCTCCGACACACCTG GTGCTGCCTCGGCCTTTGACTCATTTGCCAAACCTCCAGAATCCACAGAGATCAAGGAGGGGATGGAGCAGGCCCTGCCCTCTGGGAAGCCCAGCAGCCCTGTGG AGCTGGACCTGTTTGGAGATCCCAGCCCCAGTTCCAAGCAAAATGGCACGAAGGAGCCAGATGCCCTGGACCTGGGCATACTAGGGGAAGCACTAACCCAGCCAAGCAAAGAGGCCCGAGCTTGCCGGACTCCCGAGTCCTTCCTGGGCCCCTCGGCCTCTTCCTTGGTCAACCTTGACTCCTTGGTCAAGGCACCCCAGGCTGCAAAGACCCGGAACCCCTTTCTGACAG GTCTCAGCGCTCCGTCCCCCACCAACCCGTTCGGCGCGGGCGAGCCGGGCAGGCCAACGCTAAACCAGATGCGCACGGGGTCGCCGGCGCTGGGCCTGGCGGGCGGGCCCGTGGGGGCGCCCCTGGGCTCCATGACCTACAGCGCCTCTCTGCCCCTCCCGCTCAGTAGCGTGCCAGCCGGCTTGACCCTCCCTGCCTCGGTTAGCGTCTTCCCGCAGGCCGGAGCCTTCGCACCGCCCTCAGCGCGCCTGCCTCAGCCGCTGCTGCCCACGCCGAGCTCAGCCGGGCCGCTGCCCCCTCCCCCGCAGACCGGCACGAACCCCTTCCTCTGA
- the EPN3 gene encoding epsin-3 isoform X3, which produces MTTSALRRQVKNIVHNYSEAEIKVREATSNDPWGPPSSLMSEIADLTFNTVAFTEVMGMLWRRLNDSGKNWRHVYKALTLLDYLLKTGSERVAHQCRENLYTIQTLKDFQYIDRDGKDQGVNVREKVKQVMALLKDEERLRQERTHALKTKERMALEGIGIGSGQLGFSRRYGEDYGRSRGSPSSYNSSSSSPRYTSDLEQARPQTSGEEELQLQLALAMSREEAEKEVKSWRGDGSPMANGAGPAVHHRRDRETEREEKKEEEKLKTSQSSILDLADIFVPALAPPSTHCSADPWDIPGFRPNTEASGSSWGPSADPWSPIPSGTILSRSQPWDLTPMLSSSEPWGRTPVLPAGSPTTDPWALNSPHHKLPSTGADPWGASIETSDTPAVGAASAFDSFAKPPESTEIKEGMEQALPSGKPSSPVELDLFGDPSPSSKQNGTKEPDALDLGILGEALTQPSKEARACRTPESFLGPSASSLVNLDSLVKAPQAAKTRNPFLTGLSAPSPTNPFGAGEPGRPTLNQMRTGSPALGLAGGPVGAPLGSMTYSASLPLPLSSVPAGLTLPASVSVFPQAGAFAPPSARLPQPLLPTPSSAGPLPPPPQTGTNPFL; this is translated from the exons ATGACGACCTCCGCGCTCCGGCGCCAGGTGAAGAACATCGTGCACAACTATTCCGAGGCGGAAATCAAGGTGCGCGAGGCCACCAGCAATGACCCCTGGGGCCCCCCCAGTTCGCTTATGTCCGAGATCGCTGACCTGACCTTCAACACAGTGGCTTTCACCGAGGTCATGGGCATGCTGTGGCGGCGGCTCAATGACAGCGGCAAGAACTGGCGGCACGTGTACAAGGCTCTGACATTGCTGGACTACCTGCTCAAGACAGGCTCTGAGCGGGTGGCCCACCAGTGCCGCGAGAACCTCTACACCATCCAGACACTCAAGGACTTCCAGTACATTGATCGCGATGGCAAGGACCAGGGCGTCAACGTGCGCGAGAAGGTCAAGCAAGTGATGGCCCTGCTCAAGGATGAGGAGCGGCTGCGGCAGGAGCGAACCCATGCCCTCAAGACCAAGGAGCGCATGGCACTGGAGGGCATCGGCATTGGCAGTGGGCAGCTGGGCTTCAGCCGCCGCTACGGCGAGGACTACGGCCGCTCCCGGGGCTCCCCGTCCTCCTACAACT CCTCCTCTTCGTCACCCCGCTATACCTCCGACCTGGAGCAGGCCCGGCCTCAGACGTCAGGGGAAGAGGAACTGCAGCTGCAGCTGGCCCTAGCCATGAGCCGTGAGGAGGCAGAGAAG GAGGTGAAATCCTGGCGGGGTGATGGCTCCCCCATGGCCAATGGTGCAGGGCCTGCTGTCCACCATCGGCGGGACAGAGAGAccgagagagaagagaaaaaggaggaagagaaactaAAAACCAGCCAG TCCTCCATCCTGGACTTGGCTGACATCTTCGTACCTGCCCTGGCCCCgccctccacacactgctctgcTGACCCATGGGACATCCCAG GTTTTAGGCCGAACACAGAGGCCAGCGGCTCCTCCTGGGGGCCTTCTGCAGACCCCTGGTCTCCGATCCCCTCAGGAACCATCCTGTCCCGAAGCCAGCCCTGGGATCTGACTCCCATGCTCTCCTCCTCTGAGCCCTGGGGCAGGACCCCAGTGCTGCCTGCTGGGTCCCCCACCACAGACCCATGGGCACTGAATTCTCCCCACCACAAACTCCCCAGCACTGGGGCTGACCCTTGGGGAGCCTCCATTGAGACCTCCGACACACCTG cTGTAGGTGCTGCCTCGGCCTTTGACTCATTTGCCAAACCTCCAGAATCCACAGAGATCAAGGAGGGGATGGAGCAGGCCCTGCCCTCTGGGAAGCCCAGCAGCCCTGTGG AGCTGGACCTGTTTGGAGATCCCAGCCCCAGTTCCAAGCAAAATGGCACGAAGGAGCCAGATGCCCTGGACCTGGGCATACTAGGGGAAGCACTAACCCAGCCAAGCAAAGAGGCCCGAGCTTGCCGGACTCCCGAGTCCTTCCTGGGCCCCTCGGCCTCTTCCTTGGTCAACCTTGACTCCTTGGTCAAGGCACCCCAGGCTGCAAAGACCCGGAACCCCTTTCTGACAG GTCTCAGCGCTCCGTCCCCCACCAACCCGTTCGGCGCGGGCGAGCCGGGCAGGCCAACGCTAAACCAGATGCGCACGGGGTCGCCGGCGCTGGGCCTGGCGGGCGGGCCCGTGGGGGCGCCCCTGGGCTCCATGACCTACAGCGCCTCTCTGCCCCTCCCGCTCAGTAGCGTGCCAGCCGGCTTGACCCTCCCTGCCTCGGTTAGCGTCTTCCCGCAGGCCGGAGCCTTCGCACCGCCCTCAGCGCGCCTGCCTCAGCCGCTGCTGCCCACGCCGAGCTCAGCCGGGCCGCTGCCCCCTCCCCCGCAGACCGGCACGAACCCCTTCCTCTGA
- the EPN3 gene encoding epsin-3 isoform X2, giving the protein MTTSALRRQVKNIVHNYSEAEIKVREATSNDPWGPPSSLMSEIADLTFNTVAFTEVMGMLWRRLNDSGKNWRHVYKALTLLDYLLKTGSERVAHQCRENLYTIQTLKDFQYIDRDGKDQGVNVREKVKQVMALLKDEERLRQERTHALKTKERMALEGIGIGSGQLGFSRRYGEDYGRSRGSPSSYNSSSSSPRYTSDLEQARPQTSGEEELQLQLALAMSREEAEKPVPPASHRDEDLQLQLALRLSRQEHEKEVKSWRGDGSPMANGAGPAVHHRRDRETEREEKKEEEKLKTSQSSILDLADIFVPALAPPSTHCSADPWDIPGFRPNTEASGSSWGPSADPWSPIPSGTILSRSQPWDLTPMLSSSEPWGRTPVLPAGSPTTDPWALNSPHHKLPSTGADPWGASIETSDTPAVGAASAFDSFAKPPESTEIKEGMEQALPSGKPSSPVELDLFGDPSPSSKQNGTKEPDALDLGILGEALTQPSKEARACRTPESFLGPSASSLVNLDSLVKAPQAAKTRNPFLTGLSAPSPTNPFGAGEPGRPTLNQMRTGSPALGLAGGPVGAPLGSMTYSASLPLPLSSVPAGLTLPASVSVFPQAGAFAPPSARLPQPLLPTPSSAGPLPPPPQTGTNPFL; this is encoded by the exons ATGACGACCTCCGCGCTCCGGCGCCAGGTGAAGAACATCGTGCACAACTATTCCGAGGCGGAAATCAAGGTGCGCGAGGCCACCAGCAATGACCCCTGGGGCCCCCCCAGTTCGCTTATGTCCGAGATCGCTGACCTGACCTTCAACACAGTGGCTTTCACCGAGGTCATGGGCATGCTGTGGCGGCGGCTCAATGACAGCGGCAAGAACTGGCGGCACGTGTACAAGGCTCTGACATTGCTGGACTACCTGCTCAAGACAGGCTCTGAGCGGGTGGCCCACCAGTGCCGCGAGAACCTCTACACCATCCAGACACTCAAGGACTTCCAGTACATTGATCGCGATGGCAAGGACCAGGGCGTCAACGTGCGCGAGAAGGTCAAGCAAGTGATGGCCCTGCTCAAGGATGAGGAGCGGCTGCGGCAGGAGCGAACCCATGCCCTCAAGACCAAGGAGCGCATGGCACTGGAGGGCATCGGCATTGGCAGTGGGCAGCTGGGCTTCAGCCGCCGCTACGGCGAGGACTACGGCCGCTCCCGGGGCTCCCCGTCCTCCTACAACT CCTCCTCTTCGTCACCCCGCTATACCTCCGACCTGGAGCAGGCCCGGCCTCAGACGTCAGGGGAAGAGGAACTGCAGCTGCAGCTGGCCCTAGCCATGAGCCGTGAGGAGGCAGAGAAG CCTGTCCCCCCAGCCTCCCACAGGGATGAGGACCTGCAGCTGCAGCTGGCTCTGCGCCTGAGCCGGCAGGAGCACGAGAAG GAGGTGAAATCCTGGCGGGGTGATGGCTCCCCCATGGCCAATGGTGCAGGGCCTGCTGTCCACCATCGGCGGGACAGAGAGAccgagagagaagagaaaaaggaggaagagaaactaAAAACCAGCCAG TCCTCCATCCTGGACTTGGCTGACATCTTCGTACCTGCCCTGGCCCCgccctccacacactgctctgcTGACCCATGGGACATCCCAG GTTTTAGGCCGAACACAGAGGCCAGCGGCTCCTCCTGGGGGCCTTCTGCAGACCCCTGGTCTCCGATCCCCTCAGGAACCATCCTGTCCCGAAGCCAGCCCTGGGATCTGACTCCCATGCTCTCCTCCTCTGAGCCCTGGGGCAGGACCCCAGTGCTGCCTGCTGGGTCCCCCACCACAGACCCATGGGCACTGAATTCTCCCCACCACAAACTCCCCAGCACTGGGGCTGACCCTTGGGGAGCCTCCATTGAGACCTCCGACACACCTG cTGTAGGTGCTGCCTCGGCCTTTGACTCATTTGCCAAACCTCCAGAATCCACAGAGATCAAGGAGGGGATGGAGCAGGCCCTGCCCTCTGGGAAGCCCAGCAGCCCTGTGG AGCTGGACCTGTTTGGAGATCCCAGCCCCAGTTCCAAGCAAAATGGCACGAAGGAGCCAGATGCCCTGGACCTGGGCATACTAGGGGAAGCACTAACCCAGCCAAGCAAAGAGGCCCGAGCTTGCCGGACTCCCGAGTCCTTCCTGGGCCCCTCGGCCTCTTCCTTGGTCAACCTTGACTCCTTGGTCAAGGCACCCCAGGCTGCAAAGACCCGGAACCCCTTTCTGACAG GTCTCAGCGCTCCGTCCCCCACCAACCCGTTCGGCGCGGGCGAGCCGGGCAGGCCAACGCTAAACCAGATGCGCACGGGGTCGCCGGCGCTGGGCCTGGCGGGCGGGCCCGTGGGGGCGCCCCTGGGCTCCATGACCTACAGCGCCTCTCTGCCCCTCCCGCTCAGTAGCGTGCCAGCCGGCTTGACCCTCCCTGCCTCGGTTAGCGTCTTCCCGCAGGCCGGAGCCTTCGCACCGCCCTCAGCGCGCCTGCCTCAGCCGCTGCTGCCCACGCCGAGCTCAGCCGGGCCGCTGCCCCCTCCCCCGCAGACCGGCACGAACCCCTTCCTCTGA
- the EPN3 gene encoding epsin-3 isoform X4, protein MGMLWRRLNDSGKNWRHVYKALTLLDYLLKTGSERVAHQCRENLYTIQTLKDFQYIDRDGKDQGVNVREKVKQVMALLKDEERLRQERTHALKTKERMALEGIGIGSGQLGFSRRYGEDYGRSRGSPSSYNSSSSSPRYTSDLEQARPQTSGEEELQLQLALAMSREEAEKPVPPASHRDEDLQLQLALRLSRQEHEKEVKSWRGDGSPMANGAGPAVHHRRDRETEREEKKEEEKLKTSQSSILDLADIFVPALAPPSTHCSADPWDIPGFRPNTEASGSSWGPSADPWSPIPSGTILSRSQPWDLTPMLSSSEPWGRTPVLPAGSPTTDPWALNSPHHKLPSTGADPWGASIETSDTPAVGAASAFDSFAKPPESTEIKEGMEQALPSGKPSSPVELDLFGDPSPSSKQNGTKEPDALDLGILGEALTQPSKEARACRTPESFLGPSASSLVNLDSLVKAPQAAKTRNPFLTGLSAPSPTNPFGAGEPGRPTLNQMRTGSPALGLAGGPVGAPLGSMTYSASLPLPLSSVPAGLTLPASVSVFPQAGAFAPPSARLPQPLLPTPSSAGPLPPPPQTGTNPFL, encoded by the exons ATGGGCATGCTGTGGCGGCGGCTCAATGACAGCGGCAAGAACTGGCGGCACGTGTACAAGGCTCTGACATTGCTGGACTACCTGCTCAAGACAGGCTCTGAGCGGGTGGCCCACCAGTGCCGCGAGAACCTCTACACCATCCAGACACTCAAGGACTTCCAGTACATTGATCGCGATGGCAAGGACCAGGGCGTCAACGTGCGCGAGAAGGTCAAGCAAGTGATGGCCCTGCTCAAGGATGAGGAGCGGCTGCGGCAGGAGCGAACCCATGCCCTCAAGACCAAGGAGCGCATGGCACTGGAGGGCATCGGCATTGGCAGTGGGCAGCTGGGCTTCAGCCGCCGCTACGGCGAGGACTACGGCCGCTCCCGGGGCTCCCCGTCCTCCTACAACT CCTCCTCTTCGTCACCCCGCTATACCTCCGACCTGGAGCAGGCCCGGCCTCAGACGTCAGGGGAAGAGGAACTGCAGCTGCAGCTGGCCCTAGCCATGAGCCGTGAGGAGGCAGAGAAG CCTGTCCCCCCAGCCTCCCACAGGGATGAGGACCTGCAGCTGCAGCTGGCTCTGCGCCTGAGCCGGCAGGAGCACGAGAAG GAGGTGAAATCCTGGCGGGGTGATGGCTCCCCCATGGCCAATGGTGCAGGGCCTGCTGTCCACCATCGGCGGGACAGAGAGAccgagagagaagagaaaaaggaggaagagaaactaAAAACCAGCCAG TCCTCCATCCTGGACTTGGCTGACATCTTCGTACCTGCCCTGGCCCCgccctccacacactgctctgcTGACCCATGGGACATCCCAG GTTTTAGGCCGAACACAGAGGCCAGCGGCTCCTCCTGGGGGCCTTCTGCAGACCCCTGGTCTCCGATCCCCTCAGGAACCATCCTGTCCCGAAGCCAGCCCTGGGATCTGACTCCCATGCTCTCCTCCTCTGAGCCCTGGGGCAGGACCCCAGTGCTGCCTGCTGGGTCCCCCACCACAGACCCATGGGCACTGAATTCTCCCCACCACAAACTCCCCAGCACTGGGGCTGACCCTTGGGGAGCCTCCATTGAGACCTCCGACACACCTG cTGTAGGTGCTGCCTCGGCCTTTGACTCATTTGCCAAACCTCCAGAATCCACAGAGATCAAGGAGGGGATGGAGCAGGCCCTGCCCTCTGGGAAGCCCAGCAGCCCTGTGG AGCTGGACCTGTTTGGAGATCCCAGCCCCAGTTCCAAGCAAAATGGCACGAAGGAGCCAGATGCCCTGGACCTGGGCATACTAGGGGAAGCACTAACCCAGCCAAGCAAAGAGGCCCGAGCTTGCCGGACTCCCGAGTCCTTCCTGGGCCCCTCGGCCTCTTCCTTGGTCAACCTTGACTCCTTGGTCAAGGCACCCCAGGCTGCAAAGACCCGGAACCCCTTTCTGACAG GTCTCAGCGCTCCGTCCCCCACCAACCCGTTCGGCGCGGGCGAGCCGGGCAGGCCAACGCTAAACCAGATGCGCACGGGGTCGCCGGCGCTGGGCCTGGCGGGCGGGCCCGTGGGGGCGCCCCTGGGCTCCATGACCTACAGCGCCTCTCTGCCCCTCCCGCTCAGTAGCGTGCCAGCCGGCTTGACCCTCCCTGCCTCGGTTAGCGTCTTCCCGCAGGCCGGAGCCTTCGCACCGCCCTCAGCGCGCCTGCCTCAGCCGCTGCTGCCCACGCCGAGCTCAGCCGGGCCGCTGCCCCCTCCCCCGCAGACCGGCACGAACCCCTTCCTCTGA